Proteins encoded in a region of the Syntrophorhabdaceae bacterium genome:
- a CDS encoding PilT/PilU family type 4a pilus ATPase, with product MDIINEYLKYMVERDASDIYFTVGVAPAFRIEGVVSLHGDRPLTAEDTKNFAYALMNERQQKIFEEEMEMNLAIFQPEYGRFRVNIFRQKSFIGIVIRQIKLIIKTIDDWGLPAAMKDICMSKRGLVLVVGATGSGKSTTLAALIDYRNSNQPGHIITIEDPVEFVHQHKMSVVTQREVGFDTLSFYNALKNTLRQAPDVILIGEIRDAETMEDAITFAETGHLCLATLHANNANQAIERILNFFPIERHLQIYMQLSLNMRAIVSQRLIPTVEGKRAAAIEILLDSPRVKDLILKGEITLLKETMAESYFEGMQTFDQHIFDMYQAGLIDLNNAIAYADSPNDVRLKIKMAEMKPEDEADKKDGGLKLKL from the coding sequence ATGGACATCATCAACGAGTACCTGAAGTACATGGTCGAGAGGGATGCGTCGGACATCTATTTTACCGTGGGTGTGGCTCCTGCGTTCCGTATTGAAGGTGTCGTTTCTCTCCACGGCGACAGACCTCTCACTGCCGAAGATACGAAGAATTTTGCCTACGCCCTTATGAACGAGCGCCAGCAGAAGATATTCGAGGAAGAGATGGAGATGAACCTGGCCATCTTCCAGCCCGAATACGGCAGGTTCAGGGTGAACATCTTCCGGCAGAAAAGCTTTATCGGCATCGTGATACGCCAGATCAAGCTTATCATCAAGACCATCGATGACTGGGGATTGCCTGCCGCCATGAAGGACATATGCATGTCCAAGCGCGGCCTTGTGCTTGTTGTCGGTGCCACGGGCAGCGGCAAGTCGACGACGCTGGCAGCCCTCATCGACTACCGCAATTCCAATCAGCCCGGCCATATCATTACCATCGAGGACCCCGTTGAGTTTGTTCACCAGCACAAAATGAGTGTCGTTACCCAGAGGGAGGTGGGTTTTGACACTCTGAGCTTTTACAATGCCCTCAAGAACACCCTGCGGCAGGCTCCCGACGTGATTCTCATCGGCGAGATCAGGGACGCCGAGACGATGGAGGATGCCATAACCTTTGCCGAAACGGGTCATCTCTGTCTTGCCACCCTCCATGCCAATAACGCCAACCAGGCCATCGAGAGAATACTCAACTTCTTTCCCATCGAACGCCATCTCCAGATATACATGCAGCTTTCCCTCAATATGCGGGCCATCGTATCCCAGAGGCTCATTCCCACGGTGGAGGGCAAGCGGGCCGCGGCGATCGAGATACTCCTCGATAGCCCGAGGGTAAAGGACCTCATCCTCAAGGGCGAGATCACCCTTTTGAAAGAGACCATGGCGGAATCCTACTTTGAAGGGATGCAGACCTTCGACCAGCACATCTTCGATATGTACCAGGCCGGTCTCATCGATCTTAACAACGCCATCGCCTATGCCGACAGTCCCAACGACGTGCGGCTGAAGATAAAGATGGCTGAGATGAAGCCCGAGGACGAGGCGGATAAGAAAGATGGGGGGTTGAAGCTGAAGCTGTAA
- a CDS encoding class II aldolase/adducin family protein, with the protein MVDDARVREIIDFGRDMFLRGLVSSHAGNISVRAGSNICITRKGGMTSRLSPADIVEVDLDGADDDNIRKASSEYVVHRAIYLSTGALAVVHAHPPYATLLSMSGELVPVDSEGAYHLKRVPVVAPQNAIASEEAAQLVSQTLKDNRVVLIRAHGSFARGATLEEAYMLTSTLEASAFYLHHLENR; encoded by the coding sequence ATGGTTGATGATGCGAGGGTCCGGGAGATCATAGATTTCGGGCGCGATATGTTCCTGCGGGGGCTCGTGAGCTCTCATGCGGGAAACATCAGTGTTCGGGCGGGTTCGAACATATGCATAACCCGAAAGGGCGGCATGACGAGCCGACTATCCCCTGCGGACATAGTTGAGGTCGATCTGGATGGTGCAGACGACGACAATATCCGCAAGGCCTCATCGGAATATGTGGTCCACCGCGCTATTTATCTCAGTACGGGCGCCCTTGCCGTGGTCCATGCCCACCCGCCTTATGCAACCCTTCTTTCGATGAGCGGCGAACTTGTCCCCGTCGATTCTGAGGGGGCCTATCACCTGAAACGCGTACCCGTCGTCGCTCCTCAGAACGCCATCGCCTCCGAGGAAGCCGCCCAGCTTGTCAGCCAGACTCTGAAAGACAACAGGGTCGTCCTCATAAGAGCCCACGGCAGCTTCGCCCGCGGCGCCACCCTCGAAGAGGCATACATGCTTACAAGCACACTGGAGGCATCGGCTTTCTATCTCCACCACCTGGAAAACCGATGA